A single window of Streptomyces sudanensis DNA harbors:
- the sigJ gene encoding RNA polymerase sigma factor SigJ, producing MPPTVDDVDRFEAARPRLGAIAYRLLGSAAEAEDAVQETFLRWQAADAERVEVPEAWLTKVLTNLCLNQLASARARRETYVGQWLPEPLLDGDPMLGPADTAERRESVSYAVLALMERLSPAERAVYVLREAFDYPHREIAAILDITESASQQLLHRARKHVADGRRARPGVDEAAARRIVEEFLTAATGGRIEPLLRLLTEDAVAIGDGGGKVPARTRPLEGALAVAKLMRGLFRPSPAKRAVVGGPAEVHLATANGGPAVVVVAGGRVVGVLCPEVTAEGITALRSQANPDKLVRATAVWTAADRGEPLLRAF from the coding sequence GCGATCGCCTACCGCCTCCTCGGCTCCGCGGCCGAGGCCGAGGACGCCGTGCAAGAGACCTTCCTGCGCTGGCAGGCCGCCGACGCCGAGCGCGTCGAGGTCCCCGAGGCGTGGCTGACGAAGGTGCTCACCAACCTCTGCCTCAACCAGCTCGCCTCGGCCCGCGCGCGGCGCGAGACCTACGTGGGGCAGTGGCTCCCCGAACCGCTGCTCGACGGCGACCCGATGCTCGGTCCGGCCGACACCGCCGAGCGGCGCGAGTCGGTCTCGTACGCGGTCCTCGCCCTCATGGAGCGGCTGTCTCCCGCCGAGCGGGCGGTGTACGTGCTGCGGGAGGCCTTCGACTACCCGCACCGGGAGATCGCCGCGATCCTCGACATCACCGAGTCGGCCAGCCAGCAGCTCCTCCACCGCGCCAGGAAGCACGTGGCGGACGGCAGGAGGGCCCGGCCCGGGGTCGACGAGGCCGCCGCCCGGCGGATCGTCGAGGAGTTCCTCACGGCGGCCACCGGTGGGAGGATCGAGCCGCTGCTGAGGCTGCTCACCGAGGACGCCGTCGCGATCGGCGACGGCGGCGGGAAGGTCCCGGCCCGCACCAGGCCCTTGGAGGGCGCCCTCGCGGTCGCGAAGCTCATGCGGGGCCTGTTCAGGCCCAGCCCGGCCAAGCGGGCCGTGGTCGGAGGCCCGGCGGAGGTCCACCTCGCGACCGCCAACGGCGGCCCCGCCGTCGTGGTGGTCGCCGGGGGCCGGGTCGTCGGCGTCCTGTGCCCGGAGGTCACCGCCGAGGGCATCACCGCCCTCCGCAGCCAGGCCAACCCCGACAAGCTGGTGCGCGCGACCGCGGTGTGGACGGCCGCCGACCGCGGGGAGCCCCTGCTCCGCGCCTTCTGA
- a CDS encoding cupin domain-containing protein: MNSEPVLLAEALASFDALWSPRIVTRVNGYDVRVAKVGGEHVWHVHDDTDEFFLVLEGELRISLREPGGERTVLLPRGAVFTVPRGTEHKPYAPSGAAILMVEPAGTPSVGDRHDELPDHVESTTGHALGT; the protein is encoded by the coding sequence ATGAACAGCGAACCCGTCCTCCTCGCCGAAGCCCTGGCCTCCTTCGACGCCCTGTGGAGCCCCCGTATCGTCACGCGCGTGAACGGCTACGACGTCCGCGTCGCCAAGGTCGGGGGCGAACACGTCTGGCACGTCCACGACGACACCGACGAGTTCTTCCTGGTACTCGAAGGCGAACTGCGCATCTCCCTGCGCGAACCGGGCGGGGAGCGCACGGTCCTGCTCCCCCGGGGGGCGGTCTTCACCGTCCCCCGGGGCACGGAGCACAAGCCGTACGCCCCGTCGGGCGCCGCGATCCTCATGGTCGAGCCCGCCGGGACACCGAGCGTGGGCGACCGCCACGACGAACTCCCCGACCACGTGGAGTCGACGACCGGCCACGCACTCGGCACCTGA
- a CDS encoding NAD(P)/FAD-dependent oxidoreductase, whose translation MQHRIIVLGAGYTGAAAAGRLARRLHPDDVAVTVVDAEPDFVERVRLHQLAAGRELRPRSFGEIFAGTAVEPRRARVTGVDVDRRTVAVADADGGAGELPYDTLVYALGSGWDDQGVPGAAEHAHEIASRAGALRLRGRLAELGAGQAVAVVGGGLTGLEAATEIAEARPDLAVHLVTRGGLGDGLSDKGRGHLRRVLGRLGVTVHEHTAVTGVEADRVTTAGGRAVPAAVTVWTTGFAVHPIARATALEVDGAGRIAVDGTMRSVSHPDVYAIGDAALVTGPGGRPLRMSCATGVPTAWQAADAIAARLTGGKVPAVSIRYFNQCVSLGRADGLIQYVTADDRAVDTVLTGRFAARYKELVCKGAAWGVAHPTLGLPVRRHRVVREAARTGPAAGAPVRSAR comes from the coding sequence ATGCAGCACCGCATCATCGTCCTCGGCGCCGGCTACACCGGTGCCGCCGCCGCCGGCCGCCTCGCCAGGCGGCTCCACCCCGACGACGTCGCCGTCACCGTCGTCGACGCCGAGCCCGACTTCGTCGAACGCGTCCGGCTGCACCAGCTCGCCGCCGGCCGGGAGCTGAGGCCCCGGTCCTTCGGCGAGATCTTCGCGGGCACCGCGGTCGAACCGAGGCGCGCCCGGGTCACCGGTGTCGACGTCGACCGCAGGACCGTCGCCGTCGCCGACGCGGACGGCGGTGCCGGGGAACTGCCGTACGACACCCTGGTGTACGCCCTCGGCAGCGGCTGGGACGACCAGGGCGTCCCCGGCGCGGCCGAGCACGCCCACGAGATCGCGAGCCGGGCCGGGGCGCTCCGCCTGCGCGGGCGCCTGGCGGAACTGGGCGCCGGGCAGGCCGTGGCCGTCGTCGGCGGCGGCCTCACCGGCCTGGAGGCCGCCACCGAGATCGCCGAGGCCCGCCCGGACCTCGCCGTCCACCTGGTCACCCGCGGCGGCCTCGGCGACGGGCTCTCGGACAAGGGGCGCGGGCACCTGCGGAGGGTTCTCGGCAGGCTCGGCGTCACCGTGCACGAGCACACCGCCGTCACCGGTGTCGAGGCCGACCGCGTCACCACCGCCGGCGGCCGGGCCGTACCGGCCGCCGTCACCGTGTGGACCACCGGCTTCGCGGTCCACCCGATCGCCCGGGCCACCGCCCTGGAGGTCGACGGCGCGGGCCGGATCGCGGTCGACGGGACCATGCGCTCGGTCTCGCACCCGGACGTGTACGCCATCGGAGACGCGGCCCTGGTGACGGGCCCCGGCGGCAGGCCGCTGCGGATGTCGTGCGCCACGGGCGTCCCCACCGCGTGGCAGGCCGCCGACGCCATCGCGGCACGCCTCACCGGCGGGAAGGTCCCGGCCGTGTCGATCCGCTACTTCAACCAGTGCGTCTCGCTGGGCCGCGCGGACGGGCTGATCCAGTACGTCACCGCCGACGACCGCGCCGTCGACACGGTCCTGACCGGCCGGTTCGCCGCCCGCTACAAGGAACTGGTCTGCAAGGGCGCCGCCTGGGGCGTCGCCCACCCGACCCTCGGCCTGCCGGTCCGCCGCCACCGCGTCGTACGGGAGGCGGCCCGGACGGGCCCGGCCGCCGGGGCACCGGTCCGGTCCGCCCGGTAA
- a CDS encoding GlxA family transcriptional regulator, giving the protein MAKGSSHAVRPEGLHRVVVVVDEDSNPFELGCAIEVFGLRRPEIGRDLYDFALCSPEPRTPMRDGFFTLTGVADLEAADTADTLIVPNRPDVEAPHHPAVLDAVRRAHARGARLIGLCSGAFTLAEAGVLDGRRATAHWQWADSFRARFPSVRLEPDVLFVDDGDVLTAAGSAAALDLGLHVVRRDHGAEVAGSVSRRLVFAAHRDGGQRQFVERPVPDLPDESLAPVLAWAQERLDAPLTVSGLAARAAVSPATLHRRFRAQLGTTPLAWLTGERLSLACRLIERGESRFEVVARRSGLGTAANLRTVMRRATGITPSAYRRRFGPAAD; this is encoded by the coding sequence ATGGCGAAAGGATCCTCGCACGCGGTCCGCCCGGAGGGCCTGCACCGGGTCGTCGTGGTCGTGGACGAGGACTCCAACCCCTTCGAACTCGGCTGCGCGATCGAGGTGTTCGGCCTGCGCAGACCGGAGATCGGCCGCGACCTCTACGACTTCGCACTGTGCTCCCCCGAGCCCCGCACCCCGATGCGGGACGGGTTCTTCACCCTCACGGGCGTCGCCGACCTGGAGGCGGCCGACACGGCGGACACCCTGATCGTCCCCAACCGCCCGGACGTCGAGGCGCCTCACCACCCCGCCGTGCTCGATGCCGTCCGGCGGGCGCACGCACGCGGCGCGCGCCTGATCGGTCTGTGCAGCGGCGCGTTCACCCTGGCCGAGGCCGGGGTCCTCGACGGGCGCCGGGCCACGGCCCACTGGCAGTGGGCGGATTCCTTCCGGGCCCGCTTCCCCTCCGTCCGGCTCGAACCGGACGTGCTGTTCGTGGACGACGGCGACGTCCTCACCGCCGCGGGGAGCGCGGCCGCGCTCGATCTCGGGCTGCACGTCGTCCGCCGCGACCACGGGGCGGAGGTCGCCGGCTCCGTGAGCCGGCGGCTGGTGTTCGCGGCGCACCGGGACGGCGGGCAGCGGCAGTTCGTGGAGCGGCCCGTGCCCGACCTGCCGGACGAGTCCCTCGCCCCCGTCCTGGCCTGGGCCCAGGAGCGGCTGGACGCACCGCTCACCGTGTCCGGCCTCGCGGCACGCGCGGCGGTCAGCCCGGCGACGCTGCACCGCCGCTTCCGGGCGCAACTGGGCACGACGCCGCTGGCGTGGCTCACGGGGGAACGGCTTTCCCTCGCGTGCCGGTTGATCGAGCGGGGCGAGTCCCGTTTCGAGGTGGTCGCGCGGCGCAGCGGGCTCGGCACCGCCGCCAACCTGCGCACGGTGATGCGCCGCGCGACCGGCATCACCCCGTCGGCGTACCGGCGCCGGTTCGGGCCGGCGGCGGACTGA
- a CDS encoding helix-turn-helix transcriptional regulator: protein MSRLHTSDYEAMLDLAVGVLRTHDSEELWRLVVQELLRALDAAVVVDKDSEWSPHSGSVGFWRPQDRTRRLRFSTVAEDGALHRIRAGYPFAGHYLRVPCDRAPRTAGELAGEAAWLRSQTARATRAVFGTRHALALPLTAPGTGGPVRGFIVHRDGRDFSDPERRYAARVQPLLSAAAAQRHLLARHRPAPDRAAGPSAPPAPAPSPSPVPPAEYGLTPREHAVLLTLAEGLPATAMARRLGISARTVHKHLQNLYRKLGTADRLGAVLRAQQAGLLPASGSGDATETRRA, encoded by the coding sequence GTGTCGCGTCTGCACACGAGTGACTACGAGGCGATGCTGGACCTGGCCGTCGGCGTGCTGCGCACGCACGACTCCGAGGAGCTGTGGCGCCTGGTCGTCCAGGAGTTGCTGCGGGCCCTCGACGCGGCGGTCGTCGTGGACAAGGACTCCGAGTGGAGCCCGCACAGCGGTTCCGTGGGGTTCTGGCGCCCGCAGGACCGCACCCGGCGGCTCCGGTTCTCGACGGTCGCCGAGGACGGCGCCCTGCACCGCATCAGGGCCGGTTACCCGTTCGCGGGCCACTACCTGCGGGTGCCGTGCGACCGGGCTCCGCGCACCGCGGGGGAACTCGCGGGCGAGGCCGCCTGGTTGCGCAGCCAGACGGCACGGGCGACGCGTGCGGTGTTCGGCACGCGGCACGCGCTGGCACTGCCCCTGACGGCGCCCGGCACCGGCGGTCCGGTGCGCGGGTTCATCGTCCACCGCGACGGCCGGGACTTCTCCGACCCCGAACGCCGGTACGCCGCCCGGGTCCAGCCCCTCCTCTCGGCGGCCGCGGCCCAGCGCCACCTGCTGGCCCGGCACCGGCCGGCGCCGGACCGGGCCGCCGGACCAAGCGCCCCGCCCGCGCCGGCCCCGTCGCCCTCGCCGGTCCCGCCCGCCGAGTACGGGCTGACGCCGCGGGAGCACGCCGTCCTGCTCACCCTCGCCGAGGGCCTTCCCGCGACGGCGATGGCCCGCCGCCTGGGCATATCGGCCCGCACCGTGCACAAGCACCTGCAGAACCTCTACCGCAAGCTCGGTACGGCCGACCGCCTCGGCGCGGTCCTGCGCGCCCAGCAGGCCGGCCTCCTGCCCGCTTCCGGCTCGGGGGACGCCACGGAGACCCGCCGGGCGTAG